The sequence below is a genomic window from Candidatus Eremiobacteraceae bacterium.
GACCATGCCGGCGCCGCCGCCGTATGGCGCATCGTCGGCTCGTTCGCCGTCGGGCACGAAACTCCAAAGGTCAACGACCGTGATCTCGGCCAACCCCTTTGCTTGCGCGCGGCCGACGATGCTGCCGCGCACCAAGGGTTCGATGAATTGCGGGAAAAGGGTAACAACATCGATTCGCATCAGCTTGCGCACGATTTTCACGCATGAAGGTGCGCTCCCCCTTCGCCGACGGCATGCGGGCGTTCGAACAAGGACATCTCGACGAGGCGCAGTCGCATTTCACCGAAGCCGCATTGGATCCGGCGTTTGCCCCCGCTGCCCTGTCGAAGCGCGGTGTGTGCAAAGTGCTGGCCGGCGATCGCGCGGGAGCACGCAACGATTTCGAGGCGGCGCTTGCGCGTGATCCGCGCTGCGCGGCCGCGCTCGTCAACCTCGGAAATCTCGCGCAAGAGTCGGGTGAGACCGATGAAGCGCGCGTCCGCTATGAAGCGGCAATCAAGGCCGACGCGAATTACGCGCCGGCGCATCACAATCTCGGGGTGCTCTATCGCGTGACCGGGCGCATCGACGAGAGCGTGCGCGAGCTGCGGCTGGCAGCCAGCCTCGACGCGCGTCCGAAAGCGCTGATGGAGCGCTTCAAAGGGCTTTTCCGG
It includes:
- a CDS encoding tetratricopeptide repeat protein, with amino-acid sequence MKVRSPFADGMRAFEQGHLDEAQSHFTEAALDPAFAPAALSKRGVCKVLAGDRAGARNDFEAALARDPRCAAALVNLGNLAQESGETDEARVRYEAAIKADANYAPAHHNLGVLYRVTGRIDESVRELRLAASLDARPKALMERFKGLFRRR